Within Helicobacter sp. 11S03491-1, the genomic segment GGACCTCCGGGAGTGGGGAAAACTATGATTGCCAAAGCAGTAGCAGGAGAAGCAGGTGTGCCATTTTTTTATCAAAGCGGGAGCAGTTTTGTCCAAATCTATGTAGGCATGGGTGCTAAGCGTGTCCGTGAGCTTTTTGCAAAAGCAAAAGCAAAAGCGCCTTCAATCGTTTTTATTGATGAAATTGATGCAGTTGGCAAGGCAAGAGGAGGTAATCGTAATGATGAAAGAGAAGCTACCCTCAATCAATTGCTTACAGAAATGGATGGTTTTGAGGATAGTGGGGGCGTGATTGTCATAGGGGCAACAAATAAAATGGAAATCATTGATGAAGCCTTGCTTAGAAGTGGGAGATTTGACAGAAGGATCTATGTAGAACTTCCTGATTTGGATGAGAGAATACAAATCCTTGAAGTTTATCTCCGTCATAAAAAATATGATTTTAATCTTTTAGAAGTATCTAAAATGTGCGTGGGATTTAGTGGTGCAAGTATTGCCTCTCTCATCAATGAAAGCGCTTTGAATGCCCTCAAAAGAGGCAGTGATATTATTCAGTTAAGAGATATTATTGATGTGAAAGATAAAGTTATTTTAGGCAAAAAGAAAATTCTTAGTTTTGATGAACAAGAAAAAAATATTCTTTCTGTTTACCAATCAGCTAAGGCTATTAGCGCATATTGGTTTGATATTGATTTTGATAAGGTTACATTAATATCGGATTTTTTACTTGATAGGGATAAAGAGGTGGTGGGCAAAAGTGAAATGACCAATAAAATCAAGGTTTATTTAAGTGGGATTATTGCCTTAGAACTCATCTTTGATGAAAAATATACCTATGCCAAAGAAGACATAAAAAAGGCAATAAAAATTGCTAAGGATATGTGTGAAGAATATGGTATGGCTAAACGACTTATTACAAATGACGCTGATGTTTCAGAGATTTTGAATCTTGCTTATAATGAACAAAAAGATTTTTTGAATAATTCAAAAGAAATTATTCTTACTCTTTCAAAAAAATTGCTTGAAAAAGAAAAACTCAATAAAAATACCATTAGAGAAATGATGCAAGATGTTCTTTAGCGGGTTTTGCTTCCATCATGAGGAAGTCCTTTTTAAGAGGTTTTTACCTAAGGGGATTTATGATTTGAGTGGGTTTAGTTATGGAGCGCAAAAAGCTTTTGATGAAGCTTATAGGCGTATTTGTGAAGGTAAAAGAGTGCAAAGACTTGCCTTATTTTCTCCGGCATTTTTTGAAGATAAAACTCAAGCTTATAAACGACTCCAAATTTTGGCATTTAATAGGGATTCTGATAGTTATATACAGGCTTTTTTGCATTCTATAGGATTATCTCAAGGAATGCAAAAATACATCCAAAAAGGAGAAATATCTGAACTTGAAGCTTTGCTTTATTATGTTTGGGATAAAAAAAAGCTTGAAAAAATCAAAGATAAAGGTATCAAGCTTGAAGTATATTTAGGGGGAGAGGATGAGATTATCAACCCTTTAGCAGCGCGTGATTTTTTTGCTCCTTATGGGGTAGTTTATTTTATCAAATCATCCAATCACTTGTTAACCCCCATTTGAGCATGATAAAACAGACAATTTATTTCTAAAAATATTCATTAAAATTCCATATTCAGGCTTAAAAAATATCTCCTACCTTCATGGACATAGTTATAGTTATTGACTTGTGTTGTATTGCTATTTTGAGGGACGTTAAACCAATCAGAAAATTTTTGATTCAAAAGATTATAAATTCCAAAATGTAATTTTATACTGGAGTTAAGTTGATAATGTCCTCCTATGTGCATTAAAAAATAGCTATTAAAAAATGGTTTGAGCGCAGGGTAGGCTTTTTTGAGTTCTTCATAGCTAAAAACACCATAATCTGATGTAAGTAGCCAGCCTGGAGCTGATTTTGGCTGATGGGCATAAAATTCCCCTCTTATATACAGACCCAATATATCTGTAAAAAGATAATTAAGAGAGCCATTGAGATTGTGAGCGGGGATATTTAACAAAGGCTTCCCTTTGTTTTTGCCTTTTGTCTGATCTGTTTTGGTAAAAGCATAGTTGAGATTAAGACCTAATGTGCCTATTTTTATATCAATGGGATAAATTTCAAAAGTAACTTCTCCTCCATAAGCAATAGCTTCATCAATGTTGATGGGGTAGAAACAATTTGTAATCCCTTGAGATCTAAATCCATCTGTGCTGCAGATTTTATGACTGCCAACGGGAATAGCTTCTCCAAGCCCAACTTTTGCCCCTTCTTTGCCATCAATAATCTTATCGCTAAATTTATTATAAAAAGCACCCAGGTTTATGTTGGTATAAGGGGTTTCCCAAAGGGCATTTATTTCAAAGTTTAGAGAGTTTTCAGGTTTGAGATTTGGATTGCCATGAAGAATTCGTGTAAGAGAACTTGTGCCACTCATTCCATTGGGTCCATCAATAAGTTGCGCTGCTGTTGGGACTTTGTATCCTGTAGAAAAGCCTCCTTTGAAAGTGAGACTTTCAAGAGCATTATAAACAAGATAGGCTCTTGGAGAAGTATTAAATCCAAAGGCAAAGTTATAATTTTCTAAAATCCCAAGTGTCAAGATAAGATTATCTAAAATACTCAATTCATTTTCTGCAAAAAGACTGATATTGTTTTGGTAAATAAGTCGTGATTGGATACTTTGTTCCAGTATGCCATCACTCATGGAAGAAAACCAATATTCTCCTCCAATGACCAGTTGGCTTGAATTTAGTGGGAGTATTAATTTTGTATTCCCCAGCACATCATCTCCTCGCAGCCCTCTGTCTTTGGTAACTCCATTTTTTACATAAGTTCTTCCATTATAGACAGTAGAATTGTATTGGATTGAAGTATTGCTTTGACCAAAGGTATAATCTCCCAAGTGGGTGAGGATATAATTATTCCTGCTAAAAGTCTGAGGAGCAGAGGCATAAGGTTTTTTACCAGGATATTTATTTTGCCAATATTGCACCCTGTCATAATCAAAATAAATATAGTTTTCTTTAGCAGGAGAATAAGAAATTCTTCCTCCAATATTGTAGATGTTAGATTCCATACCTCCAACAATCATGGTTTTGCCGATTTCTTTTGGGGGACCTTGCGGGGTAGGGATAATGCTTAGATTATTAGCAGATACATAAGCGCGATAAGATTCAAATCCTCTGAGAGACAATCCCCATTTTTTGGCATTGTCTAGGGGACCTGATGTATAAAAACCTCCGGTATAAAGATTGCCAAAAGCTTTATCTTCTTGTAGTGTGCCGGAAAAATTGAAACTACTTGTCCATGATTTAAAATTTCTTTTGGTAATGATATTTACTACTCCTCCAATGGCATCACTTCCGTAGAGTGTGCTCATAGGACCTTTAATTACTTCAATACGTTCAATCGCAGCTGCCGGAGGCATAAAAGAGGAAAAAATACTATCATTGGCATTAGGGAAGGCAGCCGGGGTAACATTTTGTCTTTTCCCATCTACAAGGATGAGAGTATATTGTGCAGGCATTCCACGTATGGATATGTTGTAGCCTGTAGGACCGGTAATCTCTTCATTAGTGCTAATGCCCGCAATATTAGAGATCGCTTCTCCAAGATCCCTATAGGGCTTGTCTTGAAGTTGTTGAGCGCTGATACTGGAGATAGAAGCAGGGGCATCTCTGATATCTTGGGCAAAACCGCTTGCAGAAACAACAGATTTTTTCAAAATGTAGCTTTTTTCGGATGTGAGATTTGATTCTAGAGGGTATAACAAACTAAAAGGGAATAATAAGCCCATCATCAAAAATTTTTTATTTATTTTTGTCATTAAAATATTCATGCTCAATCCTTATATTGATTATTCTTGATTAAGAGTCAATATAAAATATATAATATTAATTCTTATAATTAATTTAATTTTTATTGAATAGATTTAAAATTTTTTATGAGTATTTCATCAATTATTTCATTAAAAATATCGCATGATTTATCCTATTGACAAAGATGTATTCTTTTGAGTAAGATTTGATTAATAATAGTAATAATAGCTATTATTAAATTAATAAAAATAAAGGAATTTATAATGAAAAAAATTTCAATAATAATGTTTTTGGCAGTGTTGGGCATTTCAAGTGTTTATGCTCATGGCATTTGGACTGCAATGAGATCAGATATGATTGAGATTGTCTATGGAGAGGGTCCTTGGGATAATCGTTTTGATGCCCAAACGCTTCAACAAGTAAAAGGTTATGATGAAAATCAAAAAGAAAGAAAAGTAAGCACTCAAGTGAATGAGACTTTTGTATCCCTTGTTCCTGATGACTCCGTACAGGTTATTACAGCATATGCAATGGCATATTTTTCCCAAGATGCCAATGGAAACTATGTCAAAAAACCTAAAAATGAAGTTCCCGGAGTAAAAAATTCAATGTTTGCCAAACAATATAACGTTAGTTATATCAACCAACAAAAAATGCTTAAGAAACAAAAAGCAATGATTCTTATCAAAAAACCCAAAGCTAATAAGGCTATTGAACTTGAAATACTTCCTCAGGTTGATCCTAGGAGTCTCAAGCAAGGAGATGAGTTGAAAGTTTTGGTTCTCAAAAATGGGAAGCCTTTTGGAAATGCTGTTGTTGTTCCGGATGTTATTGGCGATGTCCATCATGAAATCAAAACAGACAAAAATGGTTATGCAACTTTTAAAATTAGAAATACAGGGTTAAATGTAATTGCAACTTGGAGTATTGAATCTTCAAAAGATACCATAAAATCAGATAAAGATACTATATTTAGCACATTATCATTTACTTTATTTGATAAAAATAAATAAATTGCAGATATCAAAGATATTGAAGTTTTTGATGTTGGATATTTAAAATTTTTAAATACAATCCAGGTTCAAATAATTTATTTTATAAGGGCTTGTGATGAAAAAAAATTATCAAAAAATTCATATATATTTAAGTATATTTTTCTTACCTTTTGCTTTGTTGTATGCAGTTACAGGAATTCTTTATCTGACACATTATAGCGGGGGCAAGGATCTTAGTACTTACAAAGTGGATTTTGAAAAACAGCTCACCAAAGAAGAATTAGCAGATTTTGGCTTGAAATTCTTGCATGAAAAGAATATTAAATTTAGAAATATGGATGTGAGTTTTGCAAAAAATAGAATTCAGATAGGCTTAATGGCTAATTATGCCCGAATTTCACAATCTGATGGAAAAATAAAAATTGATGTATATAAAGGAAATATTATTCGGTATTTAATGTCTTTGCATTTTGGGCAAGGTAAATGGTATTTTGATGTTTTAGGTATTGCTTTTGGAGCTGCTTTGGCGATATTTTATTTGACGGGAATTTTAATGGTCAAACACCATTCCAAACATAAAAAACCTCTTTGGATATCGTTTTTTCTAGGACTGGGGGTGGTTATTGTTGTGGGTTATCTCAATGGTGCTTAAGTAAAATCTAAAATTCTCCATACGGAGTAAGGTTTTAATGAGAAATATATGCTCTTTCATATCGGATAAGAGTGATGGTATTTTTATAAAATTTGCCATATAAATCAAGGTATAGACTTTTACATTTTAAAATCATGATTCTTGGTTTTTGTAATATTTTACAAAATAAACTCTATTTTTTATATGAGATTTCATGGTGTTTATTTGATAATACTTAGAGTTTGAGTTGTTAATTGATAGATTATAAAGTTTATATCATCTTGATATTATCTTACTCTGAGAGTGGTTTAGTTTGCAAATAATATTTGCAAACTAAACCATAAAATCAGCTAATTTGAGGAAAAATTTCATTATCTTTGAGATCAAAAAGCACTTTATTACCTTCTGCAACCTTACCTTCCAAAATAAGTTCAGCCAATCTGTCTTCTACTTCTTCATACAAGGCTCTTTTGAGTGGTCTGGCTCCATAGACAGGATCAAAACCTGCTTTGGCAATAAATTCTTTGGCTTGTGGGGTTAGTTGCAAGGAAATATTTTTTTCGATGACTTTTTTTGCAATGCCCTCAAACATAATATCTACAATTTTTACAATACCCTCAATATCCAATGGATTGAAGATGATAATGTCATCCAGACGATTTAGAAATTCAGGTTTGAAGTATTTTTTAAGCGCTTCATTAACAGCTTTTTCTTTTTCGTCATTGATTTCTATAATTTTATCGCTAGCTATGTTGCTTGTAAGAATAATGATTGTATTTCTAAAATCAACAGTTACTCCTTTGTTGTCAGTCAAACGTCCATCATCAAGAACTTGCAAAAGAATATTAAATACATCCGGATGAGCTTTTTCTATTTCATCAAACAATACAACCGAGTAAGGTTTTCTTCTGACTGCTTCAGTAAGTTGTCCTCCTTCTTCATACCCTACATATCCGGGAGGAGCACCTACAAGTCTGCTGGCAGCGTGTTTTTCCATATATTCACTCATATCTATACGGATAAGATTTTTATCTGTATCAAATAAGAATTGCGCAAGTGATTTGGCGCTTTGGGTTTTGCCCACACCTGTAGGTCCTAGAAACAAGAAGCTTCCAATAGGACGATTGGCTTCGCTAAGACCTGCCTTATTCCTTTTGATGACTCTTGAAATTGCCTTAAGCGCCTTGTCTTGTCCTACCACACTTTTTCTAAGCTCATCTTCAACGCCCAAAATTCTATCTTTTTCGCTTTGGAGCATTTTTTTTACAGGGATTTGTGTCCATCGACTAATAATATTAGCAATACTCTCTTCTGTTACGGCATTTTTAAGCAATGTCCCGCTTGCTTGCATTTTATCCCATTTTTCATTCAATCCCTTTTCTTTGATTTCTTGATCGGGGATTTTACTATAATCGATTTCAGCAGCTTTGTTGTAATTTCCTTCCCTCTTTGCAAGTTCGGATTCTCTTTTGAGGGAGTCAATATTGCTTTTGGTTTGGGCAATTTCTTTGAATACATTTTTTTCATTTTCAAATTGCGCTTCAAGGCGGTTTCTTTCTTCATTGCTATTGCTGAGTTCTTTATCTATTTCTTCAAGCCTTGTTTTGTTAGTATCTTTTTTTTCCATATTGAGGGCTTGTTTTTCAACTTCTAATGTTTGAATTTGTCTTTTGATACGAGATAATTCGGTGGGTTCAGATTCTATTTGCATTTTTAATTCTGCTGCACCTTCATCGATGAGATCTATTGCTTTATCCGGCAAGAAACGATCAGTGATATAACGATTGCTTAATTTTGCTGCTGCTACCAACGCTGAATCTGTAATATTGACATTATGGTGTGCTTCAAGTTTTTCTTTGATCCCACGTAAAATCTGAAGTGCTTCATTTACTGTAGGCTCATTGAGATTAATGGGTTGGAATCTTCTTGTAAGGGCAGCATCTTTTTCAAAATATTTACGATATTCTTTGAGTGTCGTAGCTCCTATTGTGTGGAGTTCTCCTCTTGCAAGAGCGGGTTTAAGAATATTGGCTGCATCCATGCTGCCTTCGCTAGCGCCTGCTCCTACAATTGTGTGAATTTCATCAATAAAAAGAATAATATTTCCGGCTTTTTTGACTTCCTCAATGACTTTTTTAAGTCTTTCTTCAAATTCTCCTCGATATTTTGCCCCTGCTACAAGGGCACTCATATCAAGTGCAATAACACGTTTATTTTGTAAAGAAATAGGGACTTCTTTTTTGATAATTCGTTGTGCCAGACCTTCTACAGCAGCTGTTTTACCTACACCGGGTTCTCCCAGTAAAATAGGGTTGTTTTTGGTTTTTCTGATGAGAATTTGCATCATTCTAGAGATTTCCTCATCTCTGCCAATTACAGGATCAAGGGTATTTTCCAGAGCTTTTTTTGTGAGATCTATCCCGAATTTTTCAAGAGATTCCAGATTGGAATCATCGTTTTCATTTTGAATTTTTGTCCCTCCACGGATAACTTCCAAAGTTTTTTTAAGTTCGGTCAAATCCAAATATTTTCTAAAAACTTGAGTAAAAATTTCTGTTTTAATATTGGCGATAATAAAAGTATCTAAAGCAATATATTTATCGCCATTTTTGGTAGCTAAACCTTCAGCTTGATTGAGATTATCTTGAAGATTTTTGCTTATCGTAATATTTTCTTTGGTAATATTTGAACTTTTTGGCAACTTATCTGCCAGACTTTTGACTTCTAATTCGATGGCAATTTTATCAATATTCATTTTATGTAGAGCTTGATTGAGAATAGATTGAGTATTGCTTAACATTGCCCATATTAAATGGATTGTATCTACTTCTTGATTTTTACCATGGAGTGCTAAGGAAACAGCTTGATCGAGAGTTTCTTTAAGTTGATGGGTCATTTTTTCAAATATATTCATTGAAAACTCCTTTTTTGGAAACAAGATTTATATTGGTAGTATTATATAAGTTTAGTCTAATAATGTCAAGTTATTTTATTCATTTATGCTAAGACTATTTTGATAAAATGAATAGTAATAAGATAGATAATAATTTATTTGTTTAATATGATAAAATTTTAGGTAGAATTTAGCTTTAAAAATAATCCATGTAGGCAGGCAAGGAATGAATAAATATCTGATTTCGGGTGTATTGGTATCATTTTTGAGTGTATCTTTAGTGTTTAATGGACTTTCTGCTAAGGAAGATCAAGGAAATGCCACAACACAACAACAAAGAATAGAGGCTTATAATAAGCTTACAAAAATTATCAATACGATTGAGGCTTATTATGTTGATGATATAAGCATTAACGATATTGTAAATAAGGCTATTGAGGGTTTATTATCTAATTTGGATGCGCATTCGGCATATTTGACAGAAAAAAAATTCAAAGATTTGAGGGCACAAACTGATGGCGAATTTGGTGGGCTTGGAATTACAATTGGCATGAAAGATGGAGCTTTGACGATTATTGCTCCATTAGATGATACCCCGGCTCAAAAACAAGGTCTTAAAAGTGGTGATGTGATTTTAAAGATTAATGATGAAAGCACTTTAAATATGAGTATTGATGATGCTGTGAATATCATGCGAGGTAAGCCAAAAACTTCTGTAAAACTTACTGTAGTCAGAAAAGGTGAAGCCAAGCCTTTAGAATTTACTATAGTTCGGGATATTATTAAGGTTAAATCAGTCCATGCAAGAAAAATAGAAGGGACAAAGTTTTTATATATCAGGGTTAATTCGTTTGATAAAAATGTTACACATAGCGTTGTAAATGAATTGAAAAAAGATCCCGATGTCCAAGGGATTGTTTTGGATTTGAGAAATAACCCCGGTGGGCTGCTCAATCAGGCAGTTGATTTATCGGATTTGTTTATCAAAAGCGGTGTGATTGTCTCTCAAAAAGGCAAAATTAAAGAAGAAAATATGGAATACAAAGCCAATGGAAAAGCCCCTTATCCTAATTTGCCTATTGTTGTTTTGGTAAATGGAGGGACTGCGAGTGCGAGTGAAATTGTTTCAGGAGCTTTGCAAGATCATAAGCGTGCTTTAATTGTAGGTGAAGATACTTTTGGAAAAGGGAGTGTTCAAGTTGTGCTTCCTATTGATAAAACAGAGGCAATTAAATTAACTACTGCAAAATATTACCTTCCAAGCGGCAGGACAATCCAAGCTGTTGGCATTAAGCCTGATATTCTTGTGCATCCGGGTGTAGTGCCTCAAAATGAGAGTAGTTTTGAAATCAAAGAAGCAGATTTGAGAAATCATCTTGAGAATGAGCTTCAAAAAGTAGATAAAAAAACTGAGAATAAAAACCCCGATAGCAAAAAAGCAGAAAATAAAAAAACTGAGAATAAAAAAACAGAAGAACAAAAGCTTATCACCCAAAAAGATATCAACAATGATATTCAATTAAAATCCGGAATTGATATATTAAAGACTTGGAATATCATCAGATCGGCAAATAAAAAATAAGGTAGCAATATGAATAAAGTAAGAATGCTTTATGAAGGTAAGGGTAAAAAGCTTTACAGCACATATGAAGAAGGTGTTTTGATAGCTGAATTTAAAGATGACTTAACTGCTTTTAATGCTGAAAAAAAAGGAAATGAGAGAGGTAAGGGGGAATTAAATTGTAAAATTAGTTCTTTTTTATTTGAAATACTTGAAAAACAGGGCATCAAAACTCATTATCTCAAAAGACTTGATGCTCAAAATATTTTGTGTAAAAAAGTAGAAATTATCCCTATTGAAGTAGTTACAAGAAATATTGCCACAGGTTCAATTTCAAAACGTTTAGGCATTCAAGAAGGCAGTGTTTTTCCCTTTGGAGTTGTGGAGTTTTATTATAAAGATGATGCTTTAGGTGATCCAATTATCAATGATGAGCACTGTAAAATATTAGGTATTACAGATAAACAAGAGGATTTGGAGTTTTTAAAATCCCAAGCAAGAAAAATAAATGCAATTTTAAAAGATTTTTTTGATACTAAAAATTTGAAACTGGTTGATTTCAAACTTGAATTTGGTAGAGATGATAAAGGAGAAATTATTCTTGCCGATGAAATTAGCCCTGATAGTTGTAGGTTTTGGGATAAAACTACAAATGAGAAATTAGATAAAGATAGATTTAGACAGGACTTAGGAAATATAAAACTTGCCTATGAGGAAGTTTTAAGACGAATAGTGTCTTAATTAAGGGAGAGGCAGATGGTTGTAGAAATTAGCGTAACATTAAAAGAGGGTGTTTTAGATCCTCAGGCAAAGGCTATTGATCATGCTTTGAAATCTTTGGGATTTTTGGATATAAAAAATGTTTCTTTGGGCAAAAAAATTATCCTTGAATTTGATCATCATAATAAACAGCAAGCTCTTTTGGAAGCTCAAAAAATGTCAGAGGAGCTTTTGGCAAATACAGTTATAGAAGATTATTTTATTCATGTCAGGGAAAAATAAAATGGTATCTATCTTGCAATTTCCCGGTACAAATTGCGAAAGAGACATGCTTTATGCTTATAGTGAAATCTTAGGTGCCCAAAGTGCAATTGTTTGGCACAAAAACGAAGAACTACCTCAAAATACAAAACTTGTAGTCATACCCGGTGGATTTAGCTATGGAGATTATCTCAGAAGTGGGGCAATTGCTCGATTTTCGCCTATTATGAAAAGCGTGGTAAATTATGCTCAAAATGGAGGGATTGTTTTGGGAATTTGCAATGGTTTTCAGATTTTGACAGAATCAAGGCTTTTGCCCGGAGTCTTGAAACGCAATGACGGATTGTCTTTTGTCTCAAAAAAACAAAATCTTAAGGTTGTCTGCAATGACAATAAGTTTTTAGCTTCTTATGACTTAAATCAAGTTATTTCTATGCCTATTGCCCATGCTGATGGGAATTATTATGTTGATAAAGAAACTTTAGAATTTATGGAAAAAAATCATCAAATTTTACTTCAATATGTTGATAATCCCAATGGATCATTATCTTCAATCGCAGGAATATGTAATAAAGAAAAAAATGTTTTTGGTCTAATGCCTCACCCTGAACGTGCTATAGAATCTATTCTTGGAAGCAGCGATGGTTTAGAAATGTTGCGTTCATTGCTTTGGGAAGTTTGATGAAAAAGATTTTATATCTATTTTTTTGTTTGTATTTATTGGGCATTTTGAATATTGTCTGTGCGCAAGATGATTCTAGCCAAAATCGAGCAAAAATTATTTATATCAAAATTCCTGATTCTCAAGTATTTAATAAACCTGTTTATATTGGCGAGAGTATTCAAGTTACTTATAGCCTTCTTTTGTTCTCAAATGCGAGATTTGTGGGGACAGAGTTTGTTGGAGGGATTGACACTCATAAATTAGTTTTGAAAAACCCCGATACAAAGTGGAAACTCACAAGTGATGGTTCTTATAAGGCTATCTATGAATACAAGATTAAATCTCTTGATGCTTCAATCCCACCCCTAAAGGTAATGGCGATTTCAAGCGATGGGGATTATAGTGATTCTTCCATTGCTCCGGCAATTAATTTGAATGTCATTGATTTGTATCAAAATCAAAAATATGCAGGCGTAGTTGCCAGCGAGTTTGATATTCTTGGATACAAAACAAAAACCTATGATAATCTCAATAATATTTTAGTTTTTGAAGCAGAAGCAAGGCAGTCAAATTTGGAAGATTTGAAGCTTCCTGATATTGTCAAACAAGGATTTGAGAGTATTCATGTTGGAGATGAGTCTTCTGATGGAATTTATTATTGTATCATCCCCAAGAATGTCCAAAATATTTCTTTTGAGTATTTTTCTTTAAAAGACAACCGCTTCAAAGATGTTACTTTGCCTATTATTGCAAGTGATGATACTATCAGCACTCAAGATGATATAAAACCAAAAAATAATTTTCTTTTGTTTTCAAATTTAGTTACTGTTGGATTCATGATAGTATTTTTGATTCTCTATTTTTTACTTGGAAGGAAAAGGATTTTCTTAATTATTTTTGGATTATTTTTAATTTATTTACTTTGGAATATTTTTTCCAGGCATGAGGCGGTTTTGCTTGCGAATAAGCATATTCGTATTTTGCCTACTTATAATTCAACTATATTAGAAACTACAAAATCAAATATGGAAGTTGAAGTAATTGGCAAACATGATCAATATTATAAAATTGTTACTAATGATGATAAAGTAGGATGGGTAAATAAAAATGATGTTAAATAAATTAAAGGGCATTTATGCTAGCTTAGTGATAGCTGCCGGTTTAGCTGTGATTATTTTTTTTATTTTTTGGACAAAAAAAAATCATAACGGAAGATTTTTTAGGAAGTGGTGTCGGTTTTTTTTTCCATTATGCAGGATAAAAATAGAAAAGATCGGAGATTTTGATAGAAGCGCAACATTGATTGTCATGAATCATCAGAGTTATAGTGATATTATTTGTTTAGAGGGTTTTCATCCTGATAATATTTGTTGGGTAGCCAAAAAAGAATTAGGAGAGATTCCTTTTTATGGCTATGCTTTGAGGGGACCTGAAATGATACTTATAGACAGAGAGGACAAAAAAGGTTTGACTTTTTTATTTAAAGAAGCAAAAAAAAGGCTCGATCAACATAGGCCCTTGATTATATTTCCTGAGGGCACAAGAAGCAAGGGAGGTGAAAAATTTTTACCCTTTAAGCTTGGAGCTAAAATTTTAGCAGAGAAATTTAATCTCAAAATCCAGCCTATTGTGCTTGTCAATACAAGAAAGATTTATAGCTCTCAACCATTAGAGTCAGCAAGCAATGTTGCCAGAATGGTTATTATGGACACTTTTATGCCCGAAAATGGAAGCAATTGGTATGAGCGTTTAGAATCTCAAATGCAGGAAGTTTATCTTAAGCACTACAAGGAACTTAATTCTTAGTTGAATTTTATTTTATTTATAGTAAAATAAAGACATAGAGTCTCATCATAAACAAAAAAGTGGGTGTGTCTCAAAATTCATTTATAGACGAAACAGCAACTCAAGGGGTGTTAGCTCAGTTGGGAGAGCGCGACGCTGGCAGCGTCGAGGTCAGCGGTTCGATCCCGCTACACTCCACCATTATAACTTTTCTTTTCATCTTCGTTCATAGTATATTATCTTTCAC encodes:
- a CDS encoding lysophospholipid acyltransferase family protein encodes the protein MLNKLKGIYASLVIAAGLAVIIFFIFWTKKNHNGRFFRKWCRFFFPLCRIKIEKIGDFDRSATLIVMNHQSYSDIICLEGFHPDNICWVAKKELGEIPFYGYALRGPEMILIDREDKKGLTFLFKEAKKRLDQHRPLIIFPEGTRSKGGEKFLPFKLGAKILAEKFNLKIQPIVLVNTRKIYSSQPLESASNVARMVIMDTFMPENGSNWYERLESQMQEVYLKHYKELNS
- a CDS encoding SH3 domain-containing protein, yielding MKKILYLFFCLYLLGILNIVCAQDDSSQNRAKIIYIKIPDSQVFNKPVYIGESIQVTYSLLLFSNARFVGTEFVGGIDTHKLVLKNPDTKWKLTSDGSYKAIYEYKIKSLDASIPPLKVMAISSDGDYSDSSIAPAINLNVIDLYQNQKYAGVVASEFDILGYKTKTYDNLNNILVFEAEARQSNLEDLKLPDIVKQGFESIHVGDESSDGIYYCIIPKNVQNISFEYFSLKDNRFKDVTLPIIASDDTISTQDDIKPKNNFLLFSNLVTVGFMIVFLILYFLLGRKRIFLIIFGLFLIYLLWNIFSRHEAVLLANKHIRILPTYNSTILETTKSNMEVEVIGKHDQYYKIVTNDDKVGWVNKNDVK